One Heyndrickxia oleronia genomic window, TCTATTCTAACTATGAAAGTGATGCTTCAGGCGAATATGATTTCTCTATTGGAACAGAGGTGGAAGAGCCAAATCAATCTTCAAATGATTTCGTGATCAAAACGATACCGGCATCCAATTATGCTGTATTTACAACTAATCAGGGGAAAATCACTGAAATTGTTCCGATGGCATGGATAGATATTTGGAAATGGTTCGAAACTTCTGGTGTAGAACGCACATATACAGGTGATTTTGAACTGTATGATGAGAGATGCGTTGATCCCGACCAAGCAGTGGTAGATATATATATAGCGATTAAATAATCGGTTGATTTGTAAACTGATTTCTCTTCTGAAATAATAAAAGAAATAGATTATTTCAATGAAGGGAGCTAAAGTAAATGAAAGTATTTGTTGTCGGAGCAAATGGACAAATTGGTCGACACCTTATTCAAAAGCTCAAGAAGAATGAAGAACATACACCAAAGGCAATGGTAAGAAATGAAGCGCAGTCTCTCCAATTAAAGAATGAGGGAATTGAGACAGTAATCGCGAATCTTGAAGATAAGGTGGAGACAATAGCAGATGCCATAAAAGGCTGTGATGCAATCGTCTTTACGGCAGGCTCTGGGGGGAAAACGGGTGCCGACAAGACCTTACTGATAGATTTGGATGGAGCAGTGAAAACAATGGAAGCTGCAGAAAAGGTAGGAATTAAACGTTTTATTATTGTCAGTGCTCTACAAGCACATCACCGTGAAAATTGGAATGAATCAATTAAACCATATTATGTAGCAAAGCACTATGCTGATCGGGTATTAGTTTCCAGTAATTTAGATTACACAATCATTCGTCCTGGTGGATTGTTAAATGATCCAGGTACAGGGAAGGTCTCAATTGCAGAAAACCTACAGAGAGGGGCTATTTCTCGAGAGGATGTTGCTGAACTGATCATCGCTTGTCTTAATGAAAAGAATACATTAAGGCGTTCATTTGATGTAGTAGCAGGTGAAACACCAATTAATGTGGCAATCAAACAACTATAGGTGGAAAGGTGGGCTATCATGCGTGGTATAGCCCACCTTTCCTTTATTCACCGATCATTTGTATATCGATGATCTCCCATTTTTAAAGTAGGACCTTTATCTATTTTATTTATCCTGCTCTTCTTTCCCTTTTGTTTCTGATCTCGATAATCCAAAATCCAAGCAATTGATACGACCATAATTATGGCGGCAATGAGCCAATGCATTCACTCCACCTCCAAATGCATTTGTTCAAAAAGGTTTCCCAAGTGATACTGGTTTAGGCACCTATAATAGAATATGCATAAGAAGAGGTAAATGTTTCTTTCATATTAGATCCAACCCTTGTTTTGAGCGATAGTAATGGCTTCCATTCTATTTTTTGCTTCTAATTTTTGAATGATTTCAGAAATATAGTTACGTACTGTTCCTGAGGACAAGAAAAGAGCGGCCATAATTTCCTTTGTTGTTTTTCCTTCGGCTGCTAATTTTAAAATTTCTTGTTCACGAGGTGTTAAAGGATTTTCTTCTCTAATGAGATCAAACATCAATTCTTGACTATACATCCGTTTTCCTGAAATCACCTGGCGAATGGCATCGGATAGATCCTCAATGGAACTATCTTTAAGTAAATAACCATCAATACCAATTTTAATCGCACGTTCAAAATAACCTGGTCGTGCAAAGGTCGTTAATATGATGATTTTAGTTGGATTGTTTATTTTTTTTAGAGCTTCTGCCACATCCAAACCACTTTTTACGGGCATTTCAATATCCATCAGACAGATATCTGGATCCAACTTTAAAATAGAGGAAAGTGCTTCTTCGCCATTTGTAGCTTGACCAATAACTTCCATATCTTCCTCAAGATTTAGTAATGATCCGAGTGCTCCGAGCAGCATCCGTTGATCTTCTGCGATAAAGATTCGTATCAAACGACAGCACCTTCCTTCTCTAATTTTTTGATAATAGGTATCTGTAATTCTAGGCTCGTTCCTTTTTGATGTGAGAGTAGTAGAATGCCATCAATAAGGGAAAGTCGTTCCTCCATGCCTTTTAAGCCATTCCCATTTTCATTTTTATTGTTTAATCCAATTCCATCATCTTTAACGATAAAGCGAAGGCTATCTGTAGTAGATTGGATTGTAATGGAACAGTTTTTTGCTTTACTATGTTTGACAACATTTGTTACAGCTTCCTTTAGACACATGCTAATGATATTTTGCGTCAATGGAGGGATGTTAGATAAGTCAGTTAAACCCTCGTGATGGTAGGCTATTCCTGCCGCTTGTAATATTTCTTGAACTTGAATGAGTTCCTCCGCAATCGTAATGGCTCGCATGCTAGAAACAAGCTCGCGTACTTGTTTAAGAGCAGATCTTGATGTTTTTTCTATTTCCTTTGCTTCTATTTGTGCTCTTTCTGGATCGATTTTAGTCAATTTTTCTACAAGCTGACTCTTTAATGTAATAAGGGATAAGGTATGCCCGAGTGTATCATGTAGATCACGGGCAATACGTGTCCGTTCCTCCCGTTTAACCAACTCTTTAATCTTTTCATTTGCTTGATCTAACTGCTTTTCAAGCTCCATCCGCTTATTCATGGAACGAATGCCAAATGGAGATAAGATCATAATCACTAAAAACGGCAAAATGTAGAGAGTATTCGTTGAAAAGAATAGACCGTGATAGAAAGCCGGTATTAACTCCATTAAGATAAAACTAATAAGTGCAATCTTAAATTTCTTTTTATCAAAATACCATCCGATAAAATTAGCTGGAAAGAACCCCATGAATAATAGGTTCGGATCATAAAACATACTAAACAAAAATACAATTGCCATTTGTATGGCTAAACAGTAGGAAAAAGCAACAACATTAGAAACCGAAAAGTATAGCTGACGATAGGTGAATAAAAATATACCTAGAAGAATAAATCCAATGATTCTCCTTAAACCAGTTTCGCCAGCTATATAAAAGACAGGAAGAGCTAAATAAACAAGAAACATATATGGGAAAAAACCATATCTCTTAGGGAATATTTGAAACCTTAAGCTTTTTAATTGAAACATTCATGATCACACCGCTTCTTGTTTTCTTCGTATATATTTTGATAGTAGCATGAAAGCGACAAAATAACAGAATAAAATGAGAATATTTTTCCATTCTGGCAAATTTCCTTGAACAATTTGCCATGCACCATTTCCATAATTATAGGAAGGAAGCCATTTTCCGATTGCTTGCATCATTTTGGGCATAATCTCCATTGGCATCCACATACCACCTGAAACGGCTAAAACCATATAAAGAACATTACTAATCCCGGATGCTGTTTCAACTTTATTCATTGATCCAATAATCGTACCAAATGCTAGAAAAGGAATCGAGCCAACTAAGATCCATAGTCCACTCATTACCCATTCAAATAAAGTTAAAGAAACGCCATTAATAATCGCTCCTGCGATAAAAATAACACAAATTGAAAGAATGTGGATCACTGTTTGACCAATCATTTGTCCAAAGAAATAGACAGAATCAGGCAGTGGCGTCAACCTCATAAAGGTGGACCATCCTTGCGATTTTTCTTGTACAATTCTGATCCCTAAGGTCATAATTGATGAGCCCATGACACTAAAGGCAGTCATTGACATTAAATAATGTGCATGCCATGCTTCAGCATCAGGTGCTCCAGTATTAACGACCTTTGTAAAAATGAAATAGAATACGATTGGCATTAAAAGGGACCAAAAAACAAAATAGGGATTTCGTAACACTCTTAATATCTCAGCTTTACATTGTAACCATGTCAGTCTCATTTAAATGACCTCCTTATGCTCAGTTGTTAATTGTTCAAATGCTTCTTCCAATTTTCCTCGTTCAATTTGTATATTATGAGCCCCAATATTTTCTGAAAACAAGAGGGCTAATACGGCATCTGTATCATCTGTTTGAACATATACTCGATCATTTTTTTCAAAAATAGCAGTTATAACGGAATGTCCATAAAGCTTATTAATTGATCCAGAAGTAGTGTGGAATGAAACAAATTGTTTCGTCAGTCTTGCTTTTATTTCTATTGGAGTTCCGTCAGCAATAATACTACCTTTATTGAATAAAATAATCCGTTCTGCCACATCATCAGCTTCTTGAAGATAATGAGTAGTAAAAATAATCGTTTTGCCTTTCTTAGATAGCATCTGAATCGTTTTCCAGAAACGGTTTCGAGAAGAAATATCCATTCCGACGGTTGGTTCATCTAAAATAATTAGCTCTGGATTTCCGGAAAGAGCGAGGGCAAAACTTACACGCCGCTTTTGACCACCCGATAATTTTTCCGCGCGAGTTTTTAAATCACTTTCAGTTAAACCCGTTAAAGCAATCACTTCTTCTAGTGAGAGCGGCTTGGGATAGTACTGTCTGACTAAATCAAGTAATTCTCGTACCTTTAGCCCCTGCATGACACTTACTTCTTGGAGCATAATCCCCAGTTTTTCTCGTACACTCTTATCATCTGGATTTTGATTAAACAGTCGAACCTCTCCAGAAGTAGGCTTCAGTAGACCGAGCATCATCGAAATAGTTGTTGTTTTTCCAGCCCCATTTGGTCCCAGTATGGCAACGATCTCTCCTTTATTTATTGAGAAAGAAGCTTCTTTTACCGCATGCTTATCCTGAAAGGCTTTTGAAACCTGATTGACATTGACAATTTCATTCATTGATAATGCACCTCCGTAATTTATAGTCTTAGTTTAAAAAATATAATGAGATGCTTTTAGTAAGGAATGTCATGTTTATGAGATGACAAATGTCATTTTTTATATATCCAGGAAGTAGTTAGGATTGGCATTCATCTATTAAAAACCATATTGTTCTTGGAAATATGCTGGAGTGGGGAGTAAATATTTTTTTCCACCATCATTACCTTTGGAGGGTAGCTTCATGGATGATAAAAGTCGGTGTACAAGACTGGGATTAGATAAATCAAGAAAGTCTTGGCAACTTTTATTTGTAATGGAAGGTTCTATTAAAAGGAGATAATCAAGAATAGCTTGTTTATGTACTTCTTTAGAACTTGTATGGCAGCGTGAACATACCCATTTTCCGTGTTTTCGAACCATTTTAAAGGCTCGACAAACTGGACAACATACCCCCTTTATAATCTCGTCCTTGTAAATGTCAAAAATCTCATTAGAATTTGGTACCTCGGGTTTATGCTGTTCAAGTAATAGTTGTGAGACCTTCTGTAGATGATGATTTTTAAGTTTGTTTTGTTTATGTCTCTGATGGAGTTCCGCCATTTTGGAAATGATTTTTTCGGAGTGAAGAACCTTTTCATAGATATGAAGATTATCAGAAGCTGTTTTAATTTGTGTGGTTGAATGGCTAATAATAACAATGTGTTCAATTGGGACATTTGGAATGTTGTAATGTTTTAGAAACCGATCAAACAGTATATGATGTCGTTGTACCTGAAAAATTGGATTAGGGAATGTTTCCTCCTTATTTTGATAAATTCTTATTAATTGATCAGAATGTTTTTCGAAAAGTAATATTCCTGAATAATTTTTTACTTCGATAATGAGAATAAATGAGGGAGTTAGAATAAGGGTATCAATTTGGAAGGTTTTATCTTCAAATGGTAAACGGAGTCCAAAAAAAATTTTTTGATTTTGGGGAGGTAAAAATCCTAAATGATAGAGAAGATTTTGCTCACCACGATACCCCACTTTACGTCTAGTTAAATCTTCCTCAATCATAGCTAATTTAGGATGAGTAGGTCGAAGACGCCTTAATAAGGCAACATCCATTAATAAATTGTATGGAATGGTTAACTCTTTAACAATCATAAAATCACTCCTTTTACTGTTAGATTAATATTCTATTAGGTCCCAAAAAAATCCTTCTTTGAGAGGGAATATTTGTGAAACTGTATTGTTTATTTATATGTAAAGCCATTAAAAAGAAGGATGAAACCAAACAAAAAAGAAGAAGCACCCGTAAAATAGGTTATAAAACCTATCAGTACGAATAGGACCTCACGAAAAAAGAGAGAGACCAACGAAAAAGAAGGATGAACCAAACAAAAAAGAAGGAGAACCTGATAAAAAAGTTCTAAAACTTAACAATCCGAATAGGACCTCACAAAAATAGAGAGAGACCAACGAAAAAGAAGGATAAACCAAACAAAAAAGAAGAAGAACCTGATAAAAAAGTTCTAAAACTTAACAATCCGAATAGGACCTCACAAAAAAAGAGAGAGACCAACGAAAAAGAAGGATGACCCAAACAAAAAAGAAGAAGAACCTGTTAAAAAAGTTCTAAAACCTAACAATTTGAATAGGACCTGACAAAAAAAGAGAGAAACCAATGAAAAAGAAGGATGAACCAAACAAAAAAGAAGAAGAACCTGATAAAAAAGTTCTAAAACCTAACAATATGAATAGGACCTGACAAAAAAAGAGAAAAACCAATGAAAAAGAAGGATGAACCAAACAAAAAAGAGGGAGAACCTGATAAAAAAGTTTTAAAACTTAACAATCCGAATAGGACCTCACAAAAAAAGAAAGAGACCAATGAAAAAGAAAGAGAAACCAAACAAAAAAGAAGAAGAACCTGATAAAAAAGTTATAAAACCAATCAATCCAAATAGGACCTGACAAAAAAAGAGAGAAACCAATGGAAAAGAAAGAGAAACCAAACAAAAAAGAGAGAAAACCTGTTAAAAAGGTTACAGTACCCATCATTTTCAACGAATCCCCTCAAAAAGTAAACTTAATCCCACAAAAAATACTCTCCAACTGATCAATTCCAAAAGTCCGAACAAAAAAGTTCACTTGTCATATCAAGTGAACTATCAAACTTTCCTAATTTTTGACAGGTTTAACTTTAAATAGTACCAATATTCCTATGAACGTCATAATAATAAGAGATCCCATTGCTAAGCGACTGGCTAAATTTCCGTAACCTGCAAAAATCCAGGTGATCGATCCATACAATAGGGGACCAAGTATGGATGAAACCTTTCCAGAGAAGGCGAATAGTCCAAAGAATTGCCCACGCTTGTTTTCTGGACTGAGTTCAACAATATAGGTTCTTGAGGTGACCCACATAGCACCAAGACTCACTCCAAACATACTTCCGGCAACCCAAAACATTGATTTTGCTGTGGCAATACTTCCAACAAGTAGAGCTAAACACATTAATATTCCAACATAGAGTACGGCCCGTTTAGTAACATGAGCTTTTGTAATAAATCCAAATATAAATGACCCAATAATACTGGATACGGTGGAGACTAAATACAGTAAAATAAATTCGCCTGTTGTAAATCCTACGACAGCCTTCGTATAAATGGCCATCATAGCAATAGCTGTTGCAATCGCGTCATTTAAGAAAAAGTATGAAATCATAAATGTAAAGACTGGTTTGTAATTCTTCATTTCTTTAAAGGTAGCAATGATGTCTTTATAACCTGATAAAAAGCTTGCGTGATCAGGTTTTTGTATGACTTTTTTATCTTTAGAAAAAAAGAATAGAGGTAATGCGAATAGAAAGAATAATGCCCCTGTGAGTAAAAATGCAATATGGTACCCGTCATCTCCGACAAAAGGATATACGCCTAAACCAAGTAATGTCCCAATATAACCTAC contains:
- a CDS encoding SDR family oxidoreductase, with amino-acid sequence MKVFVVGANGQIGRHLIQKLKKNEEHTPKAMVRNEAQSLQLKNEGIETVIANLEDKVETIADAIKGCDAIVFTAGSGGKTGADKTLLIDLDGAVKTMEAAEKVGIKRFIIVSALQAHHRENWNESIKPYYVAKHYADRVLVSSNLDYTIIRPGGLLNDPGTGKVSIAENLQRGAISREDVAELIIACLNEKNTLRRSFDVVAGETPINVAIKQL
- a CDS encoding ABC transporter permease, translating into MRLTWLQCKAEILRVLRNPYFVFWSLLMPIVFYFIFTKVVNTGAPDAEAWHAHYLMSMTAFSVMGSSIMTLGIRIVQEKSQGWSTFMRLTPLPDSVYFFGQMIGQTVIHILSICVIFIAGAIINGVSLTLFEWVMSGLWILVGSIPFLAFGTIIGSMNKVETASGISNVLYMVLAVSGGMWMPMEIMPKMMQAIGKWLPSYNYGNGAWQIVQGNLPEWKNILILFCYFVAFMLLSKYIRRKQEAV
- a CDS encoding NERD domain-containing protein, producing the protein MIVKELTIPYNLLMDVALLRRLRPTHPKLAMIEEDLTRRKVGYRGEQNLLYHLGFLPPQNQKIFFGLRLPFEDKTFQIDTLILTPSFILIIEVKNYSGILLFEKHSDQLIRIYQNKEETFPNPIFQVQRHHILFDRFLKHYNIPNVPIEHIVIISHSTTQIKTASDNLHIYEKVLHSEKIISKMAELHQRHKQNKLKNHHLQKVSQLLLEQHKPEVPNSNEIFDIYKDEIIKGVCCPVCRAFKMVRKHGKWVCSRCHTSSKEVHKQAILDYLLLIEPSITNKSCQDFLDLSNPSLVHRLLSSMKLPSKGNDGGKKYLLPTPAYFQEQYGF
- a CDS encoding sensor histidine kinase, producing MFQLKSLRFQIFPKRYGFFPYMFLVYLALPVFYIAGETGLRRIIGFILLGIFLFTYRQLYFSVSNVVAFSYCLAIQMAIVFLFSMFYDPNLLFMGFFPANFIGWYFDKKKFKIALISFILMELIPAFYHGLFFSTNTLYILPFLVIMILSPFGIRSMNKRMELEKQLDQANEKIKELVKREERTRIARDLHDTLGHTLSLITLKSQLVEKLTKIDPERAQIEAKEIEKTSRSALKQVRELVSSMRAITIAEELIQVQEILQAAGIAYHHEGLTDLSNIPPLTQNIISMCLKEAVTNVVKHSKAKNCSITIQSTTDSLRFIVKDDGIGLNNKNENGNGLKGMEERLSLIDGILLLSHQKGTSLELQIPIIKKLEKEGAVV
- a CDS encoding response regulator transcription factor, with product MIRIFIAEDQRMLLGALGSLLNLEEDMEVIGQATNGEEALSSILKLDPDICLMDIEMPVKSGLDVAEALKKINNPTKIIILTTFARPGYFERAIKIGIDGYLLKDSSIEDLSDAIRQVISGKRMYSQELMFDLIREENPLTPREQEILKLAAEGKTTKEIMAALFLSSGTVRNYISEIIQKLEAKNRMEAITIAQNKGWI
- a CDS encoding ABC transporter ATP-binding protein, whose product is MNEIVNVNQVSKAFQDKHAVKEASFSINKGEIVAILGPNGAGKTTTISMMLGLLKPTSGEVRLFNQNPDDKSVREKLGIMLQEVSVMQGLKVRELLDLVRQYYPKPLSLEEVIALTGLTESDLKTRAEKLSGGQKRRVSFALALSGNPELIILDEPTVGMDISSRNRFWKTIQMLSKKGKTIIFTTHYLQEADDVAERIILFNKGSIIADGTPIEIKARLTKQFVSFHTTSGSINKLYGHSVITAIFEKNDRVYVQTDDTDAVLALLFSENIGAHNIQIERGKLEEAFEQLTTEHKEVI
- a CDS encoding MFS transporter produces the protein MIQNHQAKQIDAHPDRPLSTWKLFLSLPILSWALYDFANTIFSSNINTIFFPLFLEHAVGGNAVMNQIASTFISYVNAAASFFLVIFSPLFGTTIDRTGKKKSWIVWFTLITVIGTLSMGIFAYYQVPGQLFNLPISLILVIISFVIAKFFYHSSLVFYDSMISDLAPKTQIPLISGFGVAVGYIGTLLGLGVYPFVGDDGYHIAFLLTGALFFLFALPLFFFSKDKKVIQKPDHASFLSGYKDIIATFKEMKNYKPVFTFMISYFFLNDAIATAIAMMAIYTKAVVGFTTGEFILLYLVSTVSSIIGSFIFGFITKAHVTKRAVLYVGILMCLALLVGSIATAKSMFWVAGSMFGVSLGAMWVTSRTYIVELSPENKRGQFFGLFAFSGKVSSILGPLLYGSITWIFAGYGNLASRLAMGSLIIMTFIGILVLFKVKPVKN